In a genomic window of Muntiacus reevesi chromosome 1, mMunRee1.1, whole genome shotgun sequence:
- the ADAT3 gene encoding probable inactive tRNA-specific adenosine deaminase-like protein 3, which translates to MDPALGVMELRRDAKARSPEQELTWQALPVLSEQQSGAVELVLAYAAPVLDKSQTSRLLKEVSAVHPLPAQPHLKRVRPSPDPSRPHSLEMLLCLAGPAWGSRSLAELLPQPDVDTRGLGQPFLVPVPVRPPLTRSQFEEARTHWPTTFHEDKQVTRALAGCLFSAQERAAMQAHMERAVWAAQQAASRGLRAVGAVVVDPASGRVLATGHDCSSAASPLLHAAMVCIDLVARGQGCGAYNLAPQPACSFAPAVRAGTVRKLDEDEDGLPYVCTGYDLYITREPCTMCAMALVHSRVRRVFYGAPSPDGALGTCFRLHARPDLNHRFQAFRGILEAQCRQLDPDGLDPKA; encoded by the coding sequence ATGGACCCCGCCCTGGGCGTCATGGAGCTGCGCAGAGATGCAAAGGCCAGGAGTCCCGAGCAAGAACTGACGTGGCAAGCCCTCCCGGTTCTGTCAGAGCAGCAGTCTGGGGCCGTGGAGCTGGTGCTGGCCTATGCTGCGCCCGTCCTGGATAAGAGCCAGACCTCACGCCTCCTCAAGGAGGTGTCAGCAGTCCACCCGCTGCCTGCGCAGCCTCACCTCAAGAGGGTGCGGCCCAGCCCTGACCCCAGCCGCCCGCACTCGCTGGAAATGCTGCTGTGCCTGGCGGGGCCGGCCTGGGGCTCGAGATCACTGGCCGAGCTCCTCCCGCAGCCGGATGTGGACACCCGTGGCCTGGGGCAGCCCTTCCTGGTGCCTGTGCCTGTGCGGCCGCCCCTGACCAGGAGCCAGTTCGAGGAGGCGCGCACTCACTGGCCCACGACTTTTCATGAAGACAAGCAGGTGACCCGAGCCCTGGCTGGATGCCTCTTCTCGGCCCAGGAGCGGGCTGCGATGCAGGCCCACATGGAGCGGGCCGTGTGGGCCGCGCAGCAGGCAGCCTCGAGGGGCTTGAGGGCCGTGGGCGCGGTGGTGGTAGATCCGGCCTCAGGCCGCGTGCTAGCCACAGGCCACGACTGTAGCAGCGCCGCCAGCCCCCTGCTGCACGCTGCCATGGTGTGCATTGACCTGGTAGCGCGAGGCCAGGGCTGCGGTGCCTATAACCTGGCGCCCCAGCCTGCCTGCTCCTTCGCGCCGGCCGTCCGCGCCGGCACTGTGCGCAAGCTGGACGAGGACGAGGATGGGCTGCCCTACGTGTGCACCGGCTACGACCTGTACATCACCCGCGAGCCCTGCACCATGTGTGCCATGGCCCTGGTCCACTCGCGGGTGCGGCGTGTCTTTTATGGGGCGCCCTCGCCTGATGGCGCACTCGGCACCTGCTTCCGCCTGCACGCCCGGCCTGACCTCAACCACCGCTTCCAGGCCTTCCGCGGCATCCTGGAGGCCCAGTGCCGCCAGCTGGACCCTGATGGGCTGGACCCCAAGGCATAG